A single window of Leptospira kanakyensis DNA harbors:
- a CDS encoding BatD family protein, producing MKNFGKLIFFFFLTSFLPASTIFSSDVEFHLFPTEFSLGEHAKLEIKARGDKPFRTLQTNIKKNGVRIRFSGSGTETQIINFKVSKSQILNFYIDTESEGTFKLPEVSVEYDNKTYTSPPIQFTVSKKSKHPQNQFFNPFPMEDFESPSEESPEVAFHTNKIVFYKGEPIVGYFVLYYNGYRQPFLERDPNESISFPYFLSETLRQVSVQIEPEVQRKNSIKKTLVYDKEIYGLTPIKSGRFQIGKTKFISGDSLRFNSLQETVTTTPATVTVLELPPNKPKGFTGAIGNFKLELTKYPKLVHRGETLYFEVTIEGEGGYEGISPTTSSNPDIQLISQNKTKTFRKLDSGEYGFYSVVRFQYGYQVPKFGNLQMDPYTFNFFSLKENQYKTLSIRYPETTILPTKDRQTKPQTEKQNVSKPPSIFILVFVAIFGILSYLGLVRYIHRKQTKEFMELITSFGKKRNSFLFDYLRKLELPEEDSQFLVNLVEAGEKETLEKTFHNLNKKEKSKLISLIKQLKPKD from the coding sequence ATGAAAAATTTTGGTAAACTGATATTCTTCTTTTTTCTAACTTCTTTTTTACCCGCAAGCACTATCTTTTCTTCGGACGTTGAATTTCATCTATTCCCTACTGAATTTTCACTCGGGGAACATGCAAAATTAGAAATCAAAGCACGCGGAGACAAACCTTTTCGAACCCTACAAACGAATATAAAAAAAAATGGAGTTCGGATTCGTTTCTCCGGAAGTGGAACAGAAACACAAATTATCAATTTCAAAGTTTCTAAATCGCAAATCCTAAATTTTTATATAGATACAGAATCGGAAGGTACATTCAAACTTCCGGAAGTCTCTGTTGAGTATGACAACAAAACCTATACTTCTCCACCAATTCAATTTACGGTAAGTAAAAAAAGCAAACACCCACAGAACCAATTTTTTAATCCATTCCCAATGGAAGACTTTGAATCACCCTCAGAGGAATCTCCAGAAGTTGCCTTTCACACAAACAAAATCGTTTTTTATAAAGGAGAACCCATAGTAGGTTATTTTGTACTTTATTACAATGGCTATAGACAACCATTCCTAGAAAGAGATCCAAACGAATCTATATCATTTCCATATTTTTTATCAGAAACATTGAGGCAAGTGTCCGTACAAATTGAACCGGAAGTCCAAAGGAAAAATAGTATAAAAAAAACATTAGTTTACGATAAGGAAATTTACGGTTTAACACCGATTAAGTCGGGGCGATTTCAAATCGGAAAAACAAAATTTATCTCGGGGGATAGTTTACGTTTCAACTCTTTACAAGAAACAGTAACCACAACACCAGCAACGGTTACAGTTCTTGAACTCCCACCAAACAAACCAAAGGGTTTCACAGGTGCTATCGGAAATTTCAAACTAGAACTTACCAAATATCCAAAATTGGTCCACAGAGGCGAAACTTTGTATTTTGAGGTTACAATTGAAGGAGAAGGGGGTTATGAAGGAATCAGCCCAACGACCTCATCAAATCCAGATATCCAACTCATCTCACAAAATAAAACCAAAACCTTTCGAAAGTTAGATTCAGGTGAATACGGATTTTATTCGGTAGTTCGATTCCAATATGGTTACCAAGTCCCAAAATTTGGAAACCTACAAATGGATCCATATACATTCAATTTTTTTTCCTTAAAAGAAAACCAATACAAAACTCTGTCGATTCGTTATCCTGAAACCACCATCCTTCCGACAAAAGATAGGCAAACCAAACCCCAAACAGAGAAACAAAACGTATCAAAACCACCCTCGATTTTTATATTGGTTTTTGTTGCCATTTTTGGGATTCTTTCCTATTTAGGACTGGTCAGGTATATTCATCGCAAGCAAACAAAAGAATTTATGGAACTGATCACAAGTTTTGGTAAAAAAAGAAATTCTTTCCTTTTCGACTATTTGAGAAAACTTGAATTACCAGAAGAGGATTCTCAATTTTTAGTGAACTTGGTCGAAGCTGGGGAAAAAGAAACTCTAGAAAAAACATTCCACAATTTAAACAAAAAAGAAAAATCAAAACTTATATCATTAATAAAACAATTAAAACCAAAGGATTAA